In Pseudodesulfovibrio hydrargyri, a single window of DNA contains:
- a CDS encoding ATP-binding protein: MSSADLLRNILKLQEPEAALACRTEGRQPSEARIIEANEAACVLLGMTREELLARTPGRVITNFAALAEGQSLFETGSRRIEHTLCGQDRATPVEIRSHALELDGDSLFVIILRDITVRRRREMQSDLDEQRFKTLYTLSRMFDRTEEEILDYALVQSVYMTDSRMGYIGFLDEAESELRLRPWSVPDLGECTVRNPSRAFRIDGAGLWADAIRERRAIITNDYHNSPDRRGTPEGHVPLVRHMNVPIIEKDRIRMLVGVANKDEDYTDADAVQLALIMERVWYLIQRKRMEADLIRAMREARQADRAKSQFLANMSHELRTPLNGIMGMTQLLLGTEGLTDEQREYLRLSLESSAHLSGVLSSLLDLSNIESGGTGLNCVDFDLPAIIRSAVDPLLHQAEAKGLRLHCRLGRGFPALVRGDAEKLRQVLINLVHNAVKFTESGSVTVSASWEPVQNAPERISLSVAVADTGVGIPDDKREAVFESFMLGEEYMTKRYSGAGLGLAISRKLAGIMGGTIGLESRPGEGSVFTLTVPLRHCPDRADAGLAEQKARLNLNILVAEDEEVNALATSQLLRNHGHAATVVDNGQQAIDALMDGGFDLVLMDVQMPVINGMEVTEIIRSGAAEGIDADIPIIGLTAYSGEEDRKRFLTAGMNRVMTKPFDAWELLDAVCTTAADRPI, encoded by the coding sequence ATGAGCAGCGCCGATCTCCTCCGCAACATCCTCAAACTGCAGGAACCGGAAGCCGCCCTGGCCTGCCGGACGGAGGGGAGGCAACCAAGCGAAGCCCGCATCATCGAAGCCAACGAGGCCGCCTGCGTCCTGCTCGGCATGACCCGAGAGGAACTTCTGGCCCGCACCCCGGGCCGGGTCATCACCAATTTCGCCGCCCTTGCCGAGGGCCAGAGCCTGTTCGAGACGGGCTCCCGGCGCATTGAGCATACCCTGTGCGGACAGGACCGGGCCACGCCCGTGGAGATCCGCTCCCACGCGCTTGAACTGGACGGCGACTCCCTGTTCGTGATCATCCTGCGCGACATCACCGTGCGCCGTCGGCGCGAGATGCAATCCGACCTGGACGAACAGCGGTTCAAGACCCTGTACACCCTGTCGCGCATGTTCGACCGCACCGAGGAGGAAATTCTCGACTACGCCCTGGTCCAGAGCGTGTACATGACCGACAGCCGCATGGGCTACATCGGCTTCCTGGACGAGGCCGAGTCCGAACTGCGCCTGCGCCCCTGGTCCGTGCCGGACCTGGGCGAATGCACCGTGCGCAATCCGTCCCGGGCCTTCAGGATCGACGGGGCCGGGCTGTGGGCCGACGCCATCCGGGAGCGCCGGGCGATCATCACCAACGACTATCACAACAGTCCCGACAGACGGGGCACCCCCGAGGGCCACGTCCCCCTCGTCCGGCATATGAACGTGCCGATCATCGAAAAGGACCGCATCCGCATGCTGGTCGGGGTGGCCAACAAGGACGAGGACTACACCGATGCCGACGCGGTCCAGCTCGCCCTGATCATGGAGCGGGTCTGGTACCTCATCCAGCGCAAACGCATGGAGGCGGACCTGATCCGGGCCATGCGCGAGGCCCGGCAGGCCGACCGGGCCAAGAGCCAGTTCCTGGCCAACATGAGCCACGAACTGCGCACGCCCTTGAACGGCATCATGGGCATGACCCAGTTGCTCCTGGGCACCGAAGGGCTGACCGACGAGCAGCGGGAATACCTGCGGCTCAGCCTGGAATCGAGCGCCCACCTGTCCGGGGTCCTCTCCTCGCTGCTCGATCTGTCGAACATCGAATCCGGCGGCACCGGCCTGAACTGCGTGGACTTCGACCTGCCCGCCATCATCCGCTCGGCGGTCGATCCCCTGCTTCACCAGGCCGAGGCCAAGGGGCTGCGCCTGCACTGCCGACTGGGCCGGGGGTTTCCGGCCCTGGTCCGGGGCGATGCGGAGAAACTGCGCCAGGTGCTCATCAACCTGGTGCACAACGCCGTAAAATTCACAGAGAGCGGATCGGTCACGGTGTCCGCGAGCTGGGAACCGGTCCAGAATGCGCCGGAACGGATCAGCCTGTCCGTCGCGGTGGCCGACACCGGCGTGGGAATCCCGGACGACAAGCGGGAGGCCGTGTTCGAAAGCTTCATGCTCGGCGAGGAGTACATGACCAAGCGCTACAGCGGCGCTGGGCTGGGGCTGGCCATCTCCCGCAAGCTGGCCGGGATCATGGGCGGGACCATAGGCCTGGAGAGCCGCCCGGGCGAGGGCTCGGTCTTCACCCTGACCGTGCCCCTGCGCCACTGTCCGGACCGGGCCGACGCCGGCCTGGCCGAGCAAAAGGCCCGCCTGAACCTGAATATCCTCGTGGCCGAGGACGAGGAGGTCAACGCCCTGGCCACCTCGCAGCTGCTGCGCAACCACGGCCACGCCGCCACCGTGGTGGACAACGGCCAGCAGGCCATAGACGCCCTGATGGACGGCGGCTTCGACCTGGTGCTCATGGACGTGCAGATGCCGGTCATCAACGGCATGGAGGTCACGGAAATCATCCGCTCGGGCGCGGCCGAGGGCATCGATGCCGACATCCCGATCATCGGCCTGACCGCCTACTCCGGCGAGGAGGACCGCAAGCGCTTCCTCACCGCGGGCATGAACAGGGTGATGACCAAGCCCTTCGACGCCTGGGAGCTGCTCGACGCCGTGTGCACGACAGCCGCCGACAGGCCTATCTGA
- a CDS encoding DsrE family protein, whose translation MNDIPARDALCVIWSSPNPEVADNLVFMYTQNAVNKSWWKQVRLIIWGPTAPLVASDEPVRARLREMMADGVEVWACRACAENYGVVEELETLGANVLYVGEPFTEMLKSGWTQLTF comes from the coding sequence ATGAATGATATCCCCGCGCGCGACGCCCTGTGCGTCATCTGGAGTTCCCCCAACCCAGAAGTGGCCGACAATCTGGTCTTCATGTACACCCAGAATGCCGTGAACAAGAGTTGGTGGAAGCAGGTCCGGCTGATCATCTGGGGCCCCACGGCCCCGCTCGTGGCCAGCGACGAACCCGTCCGGGCGCGCCTCAGGGAGATGATGGCCGACGGCGTGGAGGTCTGGGCCTGCCGGGCGTGCGCCGAAAACTACGGGGTGGTCGAGGAACTCGAAACCCTGGGAGCGAACGTACTCTATGTTGGTGAACCCTTTACCGAAATGCTGAAAAGCGGCTGGACGCAGTTGACATTCTGA
- a CDS encoding rhodanese-like domain-containing protein: MNPRYIVLILAALSVAFLLYRQYGQAAPEGVAAVSAAEARAALAADPDIRVLDIRTPAEYAEGHVRGALNIDFMGADFVKRLGELDPDAKYLVYCRSGNRSARAMKVFGRLGFTRILHMSKGIRDWQGQGLPLVR; the protein is encoded by the coding sequence GTGAATCCACGATATATCGTTCTCATCCTGGCCGCGCTGTCCGTGGCCTTTCTCCTGTACAGGCAATACGGCCAGGCCGCGCCGGAGGGCGTCGCCGCGGTGAGCGCGGCCGAGGCGCGGGCCGCTCTGGCCGCCGACCCGGATATCCGCGTGCTCGACATCCGGACCCCGGCCGAATACGCCGAAGGGCATGTCCGGGGCGCGCTGAACATCGACTTCATGGGCGCGGATTTCGTAAAGCGGCTGGGCGAGCTCGACCCGGACGCGAAGTATCTCGTCTACTGCCGGTCGGGCAACCGCAGCGCCCGGGCCATGAAGGTCTTCGGGCGGCTCGGCTTCACCCGGATTCTGCACATGTCGAAGGGGATCAGGGACTGGCAGGGGCAGGGGCTGCCGCTGGTCAGATAG
- a CDS encoding electron transfer flavoprotein subunit alpha/FixB family protein encodes MTVLYLAHTECDNSLHKSALEALTAAKALADGLGTDLAVGLIGADVAEAAGTIGGCNAKFYAVSGPEFADGRYASDLAAAEAMAKACSPEVVVAPATSRFSRALPGLAIRLGGRVDTHLSGLAAEDGKPVAKRWFYRQRMEGTLTRDERPWVLTLDSGCAEPFAGAGAADVEALTVNVSSRTKVAGMECASEDQQTIRPDADLLFVAGAGWTKKQADGATHVPEAESTIRAFLDATKSSLGSSKSLVDISGEGGAVISFLTHMHQVGQTGATPRHPKGLSTCCHGEEPHVVGWRFIKERRAINLDAGCGWAQGKCDVLYVGDAFAIMAKVNELLG; translated from the coding sequence ATGACTGTTTTGTATCTTGCGCACACCGAATGCGACAACTCCCTGCACAAGTCCGCCCTTGAGGCGCTGACCGCCGCCAAGGCGCTGGCCGACGGCCTGGGCACCGACCTGGCGGTGGGGCTCATCGGCGCTGACGTGGCCGAGGCCGCCGGAACCATCGGCGGCTGCAATGCCAAATTCTACGCGGTGTCCGGTCCCGAGTTTGCGGACGGACGCTACGCTTCCGATTTGGCCGCCGCCGAGGCCATGGCCAAGGCGTGCTCGCCCGAAGTGGTGGTGGCCCCGGCCACGTCCCGCTTCAGCCGGGCCCTGCCCGGCCTGGCCATCCGCCTGGGCGGCCGGGTGGACACCCACCTGTCCGGGCTGGCGGCCGAGGACGGCAAGCCCGTGGCCAAGCGGTGGTTCTACCGCCAGCGCATGGAAGGGACCCTGACCCGCGACGAGCGGCCCTGGGTGCTGACACTCGATTCCGGCTGCGCCGAGCCCTTTGCGGGCGCGGGCGCGGCGGATGTGGAGGCATTGACCGTGAACGTGTCCTCGCGGACCAAGGTGGCGGGCATGGAGTGCGCCTCCGAGGACCAGCAGACCATCCGCCCGGATGCGGATCTGCTCTTCGTGGCCGGCGCGGGCTGGACCAAGAAGCAGGCCGACGGTGCCACGCACGTTCCCGAGGCCGAGTCGACTATTCGTGCCTTCCTGGACGCCACCAAGTCCTCTCTCGGCTCGTCCAAGTCCCTGGTGGACATCTCGGGCGAGGGCGGCGCGGTCATTTCGTTTCTGACGCACATGCACCAGGTGGGGCAGACCGGCGCGACCCCGCGCCATCCCAAGGGACTGTCCACCTGCTGCCACGGCGAGGAGCCGCACGTGGTCGGCTGGCGCTTCATCAAGGAGCGGAGGGCCATCAACCTGGACGCCGGTTGCGGCTGGGCCCAGGGCAAGTGCGACGTGCTCTACGTGGGCGACGCCTTCGCCATCATGGCCAAGGTCAACGAACTGCTCGGCTGA
- a CDS encoding cysteine hydrolase family protein — MKTALMLIDLQNDYFPGGRMELVGSESAAARAARALKLFRERGLPVVHVRHEALQAGAAFFLPGTAGAAIHDAVTPVDGEPVVTKHYPNSFRETDLLERLREAGATRLAVAGMMTHMCLDAGVRAAVDLGFECAVLSDASATRDLEFDGRIVPAAQVHGAFLAALQAAYAPVITVDEMPSFLGL, encoded by the coding sequence ATGAAAACGGCCCTGATGCTCATCGATCTGCAAAACGACTATTTCCCGGGCGGGCGCATGGAACTCGTCGGTTCCGAGTCCGCCGCCGCCCGCGCGGCACGGGCCCTCAAGCTGTTCAGGGAGCGCGGCCTGCCGGTCGTCCACGTACGCCACGAGGCGCTTCAGGCCGGGGCGGCGTTCTTTTTGCCCGGCACTGCGGGCGCGGCCATCCACGACGCGGTCACGCCCGTTGACGGCGAGCCGGTGGTCACCAAGCACTACCCCAACAGTTTCCGCGAGACGGACCTGCTCGAACGGCTGCGCGAGGCGGGGGCGACCCGCCTGGCCGTGGCCGGGATGATGACCCATATGTGCCTGGACGCCGGGGTGCGCGCGGCCGTGGACCTCGGCTTCGAATGCGCGGTCCTGTCCGACGCCTCGGCCACCCGCGACCTGGAGTTCGACGGCCGGATCGTCCCTGCGGCCCAGGTGCACGGCGCGTTCCTCGCGGCGCTTCAGGCCGCCTACGCGCCGGTCATAACCGTGGACGAGATGCCGTCGTTCCTCGGCCTCTAG
- a CDS encoding ArsR/SmtB family transcription factor: MFFTPPLHSEDETFLAEVCKGLAHPARIRILRQLMTEHSCTCGQLVGELPLAQSTVSQHLKVLRDAGLVRGEVEGPRTCYCVNRKTMDRFGPLIRALLSITPEAS; encoded by the coding sequence ATGTTTTTTACTCCTCCCCTGCACAGTGAAGACGAAACATTCCTGGCCGAGGTCTGCAAGGGGCTGGCCCACCCGGCCCGCATACGCATCCTCAGGCAGTTGATGACCGAGCACAGCTGTACCTGCGGGCAGCTCGTGGGCGAGTTGCCCCTGGCCCAATCCACGGTCAGTCAGCACCTCAAGGTCCTCCGCGACGCCGGCCTGGTGCGCGGCGAGGTGGAAGGGCCCCGGACCTGCTACTGCGTGAACCGGAAAACCATGGACCGGTTCGGGCCGCTCATCCGCGCGCTCCTGTCGATAACGCCGGAGGCCTCATGA
- the hgcA gene encoding mercury methylation corrinoid protein HgcA: MAPSQARAAALCPPVSPEDDAPCUGPRPDPRAGVFEKPGYAIKPFVDGFVDTPVGPVPRVRTRMLPSDRLGTALARLGATRSDYKVVPGLYCVGDPTPDSPVLVTANYKLTFDAVRRELAGIDAWLLVADTRGINVWCAAGKGLFATDEIVYSVNRSRLHQVAAHRDLILPQLGATGVAGREVRKACGFKVIWGPVRAEDLPEFLANGNQADREMRMVTFPLKERAVLIPVEIFLLWKSLAWALPALFLLSAIGPDVFSLSALWHRGLNALLATLFGVLAGCAAVPLLLDRLPWRSFWPKGALTGAVAGLAAALLLPLNGLLEPLAVLLWTTAVSSYLAMNFTGSTPYTSPSGVEKEMRRGIPLQALAGLAALALWLAAPFLK; this comes from the coding sequence ATGGCCCCGTCCCAGGCCCGCGCGGCAGCCCTCTGTCCCCCCGTCTCGCCTGAGGACGACGCGCCCTGTTGAGGCCCCAGGCCCGACCCCCGTGCCGGGGTCTTCGAAAAACCGGGATACGCCATAAAGCCGTTCGTGGACGGATTCGTGGACACGCCCGTCGGGCCGGTGCCGCGCGTGCGTACCCGCATGCTTCCGTCCGACCGGCTGGGCACGGCCCTGGCCCGGCTTGGGGCGACCCGCAGCGATTACAAGGTCGTGCCCGGCCTGTACTGCGTGGGCGATCCCACCCCGGATTCCCCGGTCCTGGTCACGGCCAACTACAAGCTGACCTTCGACGCGGTGCGCCGCGAGTTGGCGGGCATCGACGCCTGGCTGCTGGTGGCGGACACGCGCGGCATCAACGTGTGGTGCGCGGCGGGCAAGGGACTGTTCGCCACCGACGAGATCGTCTACAGCGTGAACCGCTCCCGACTCCACCAGGTGGCGGCACACCGCGACCTCATCCTGCCCCAGCTCGGGGCCACGGGCGTGGCCGGACGCGAGGTCAGAAAGGCGTGCGGCTTCAAAGTGATCTGGGGCCCTGTGCGGGCCGAAGACCTGCCCGAATTCCTGGCCAACGGCAACCAGGCGGACCGGGAAATGCGCATGGTCACCTTCCCCTTGAAGGAACGGGCCGTGCTCATCCCGGTGGAGATATTCCTGCTCTGGAAGTCCCTGGCCTGGGCCCTGCCCGCGCTCTTCCTGCTCTCGGCCATCGGCCCGGACGTCTTCTCGCTCTCCGCGCTGTGGCACCGGGGGCTCAATGCCCTGCTGGCCACCCTGTTCGGCGTGCTGGCGGGCTGCGCGGCGGTGCCCCTGCTCCTCGACCGGCTGCCGTGGCGCTCCTTCTGGCCCAAGGGTGCGCTCACCGGCGCCGTGGCCGGACTTGCGGCCGCGCTGCTGCTGCCGCTGAACGGATTGCTCGAACCCCTGGCCGTCCTGTTGTGGACCACGGCCGTGTCGTCCTATCTGGCCATGAACTTCACCGGCTCCACGCCGTACACCTCGCCCTCGGGCGTGGAAAAGGAAATGCGCCGGGGCATCCCGCTCCAGGCGCTGGCCGGGCTCGCGGCCCTGGCTCTGTGGCTGGCGGCGCCGTTTCTCAAATAA
- a CDS encoding electron transfer flavoprotein subunit beta/FixA family protein: protein MGSEFHIVVCGSIVPDPLQTLAPQDGPAGPSLKNEMMLPAVLDPWAGHALFEAANLAAKNPGSQVWLVSLGPKAKLQQVMMSVSQKAPFQLVVADGSASGFTDAYETARVLAETIEGIGGLDKSKMLLFGGWQSASRGSGAVIQMVGELLGVTEQFQGVDRLTVGGDGSLEVLERVEGGAYQKSVVDGAPAAFGWATGELPEPPNNPQVGMQNMQKNMPALMQAKPADLSGTSLKFSSVELPKQRRETRIVKDVPVDEMAKEIVEWIKG, encoded by the coding sequence ATGGGTAGTGAATTCCACATCGTGGTCTGCGGCTCCATCGTCCCGGACCCGCTCCAGACCCTCGCGCCCCAGGACGGGCCTGCCGGGCCGTCCCTGAAGAACGAAATGATGCTTCCCGCCGTGCTCGACCCGTGGGCCGGGCACGCCCTGTTTGAAGCCGCGAACCTGGCGGCCAAGAACCCGGGCAGCCAGGTCTGGCTGGTCAGCCTCGGCCCCAAGGCCAAGTTGCAGCAGGTCATGATGTCCGTTTCCCAGAAGGCCCCCTTCCAGCTGGTCGTGGCCGACGGCTCGGCTTCGGGCTTCACCGATGCCTACGAGACCGCCAGGGTCCTGGCCGAGACCATTGAGGGCATAGGCGGGCTGGACAAGTCCAAGATGCTGCTCTTCGGCGGCTGGCAGTCCGCTTCGCGCGGTTCCGGCGCGGTCATCCAGATGGTCGGCGAGCTGCTCGGCGTGACCGAACAGTTCCAGGGCGTGGACCGGCTCACCGTGGGTGGCGACGGCTCCCTGGAAGTGCTTGAGCGCGTGGAGGGCGGCGCGTACCAGAAGTCCGTGGTGGACGGCGCGCCCGCCGCGTTCGGCTGGGCCACGGGCGAGCTGCCCGAGCCGCCGAACAATCCGCAGGTGGGCATGCAGAACATGCAGAAGAACATGCCCGCGCTGATGCAGGCCAAGCCCGCCGACCTGTCCGGCACGAGCCTGAAGTTCTCCTCGGTGGAGCTGCCCAAACAGCGCCGCGAGACGCGCATCGTCAAGGACGTGCCGGTGGATGAGATGGCCAAAGAAATCGTCGAATGGATCAAGGGTTAG
- a CDS encoding response regulator — protein MPPARDDGPDKPVHILVAEDSESNQMLLSLYFTDSGYTLDFAENGREAVARFKKGSYELVLMDIFMPVMDGLDATREIRSFEKERGLSPVPIVAVSANAFAEDRQRSMKAGCSDFMAKPIRKVPLLKFVARTLGETPQP, from the coding sequence ATGCCACCCGCAAGGGACGACGGGCCGGACAAACCCGTGCACATCCTCGTCGCCGAGGACTCGGAGAGCAACCAGATGCTCCTCTCCCTGTATTTCACCGACTCCGGTTACACCCTGGACTTTGCCGAAAACGGGCGCGAGGCCGTGGCCCGGTTCAAGAAGGGCTCCTATGAGCTGGTGCTCATGGACATCTTCATGCCGGTCATGGACGGCCTCGACGCCACCCGCGAGATCCGCAGCTTCGAGAAGGAGCGCGGCCTGTCTCCCGTGCCCATCGTGGCCGTGTCCGCCAACGCGTTCGCCGAGGACAGGCAACGCTCCATGAAGGCAGGCTGCTCGGACTTCATGGCCAAGCCGATCCGCAAGGTTCCGCTGCTCAAATTCGTCGCCCGCACCCTGGGGGAGACGCCTCAACCATGA
- a CDS encoding 4Fe-4S ferredoxin yields MSDETPRVEMETDIVCVGFGPAAGGFLTTLTRGLMNEDGTPVAESKVMPGMPPQVICYERADDIGFGVSGVVTKGRAIKATFPDLDLSQIPMACEVKEEKVLFLKDPVGASRRPGAFKVADKVLGAFMKDDAYELPYIPKFLEKHPGMLFSVGQLNQWVGANLMGTGMAQIWPSSPVAEPLLEGSAVKGVRMADQGVEKDGTPNAGYMPGMDMKAALTVVADGPVGPVGQRLNRKLGMPEGNHQREWAVGMKCVVDLPEGCHWEPGTVLHTIGYPEPEIFGFLYVYPGNVASLGIFVPSWFDNPVRTAYRYMQHWMLHPYLWKGLKGGTLRSWGAKSLNESGKRGEPILCGDGFARIGEGSGSTNILTGSGVDEAWATGVQLGEAVLELLRSGREFTKENLENTYVSRRRASWVEKEAEVAKKSRDGFTKSVISGIFGMGLSGLTNGLLNMPGKAVKPQDRIPSVEDYYRDVIPAGEIAAIRAECAKKGASLHDALMDRAGWPEIPLDGQLLVSHQDALLMGGKVQANPGYGDHVRFADTALCAKCREQVCIEACSGQAIYTNPDGGVPLFDREKCVHCGACMWNCSKSNPEDHERTNVKFMAGSGGLHSVEN; encoded by the coding sequence ATGAGCGACGAGACGCCGCGTGTCGAGATGGAAACGGACATTGTATGTGTGGGCTTCGGCCCGGCCGCGGGCGGTTTCCTGACCACCCTGACGCGCGGCCTGATGAACGAGGACGGCACGCCCGTGGCCGAGTCGAAGGTCATGCCGGGCATGCCGCCGCAGGTCATCTGCTACGAGCGCGCCGACGACATCGGCTTCGGCGTGTCGGGCGTGGTCACCAAAGGGCGCGCCATCAAGGCCACGTTCCCGGACCTGGACCTGTCCCAGATCCCCATGGCCTGCGAGGTCAAGGAGGAGAAGGTCCTGTTCCTCAAGGACCCGGTGGGCGCGAGCCGCAGGCCGGGCGCGTTCAAGGTGGCCGACAAGGTCCTCGGCGCGTTCATGAAGGACGACGCCTATGAACTGCCGTACATCCCGAAATTTCTGGAAAAGCATCCGGGCATGCTGTTTTCCGTCGGCCAGCTCAACCAGTGGGTGGGCGCGAACCTGATGGGCACGGGCATGGCCCAGATCTGGCCGTCCAGCCCGGTGGCCGAGCCGCTGCTGGAAGGCTCGGCGGTCAAGGGCGTGCGCATGGCCGACCAGGGCGTGGAAAAGGACGGCACCCCCAATGCGGGCTACATGCCCGGCATGGACATGAAGGCCGCCCTGACCGTGGTCGCGGACGGTCCGGTGGGCCCGGTGGGCCAGCGGCTCAACCGCAAGCTGGGCATGCCCGAGGGCAACCACCAGCGCGAGTGGGCCGTGGGCATGAAATGCGTGGTCGACCTGCCCGAGGGCTGCCACTGGGAGCCGGGCACGGTGCTGCATACCATCGGTTATCCCGAGCCCGAAATCTTCGGTTTTCTGTACGTCTATCCCGGCAACGTCGCTTCCCTGGGCATCTTCGTGCCGTCCTGGTTCGACAACCCGGTGCGCACCGCCTACCGCTACATGCAGCACTGGATGCTCCATCCGTACCTGTGGAAGGGGCTGAAAGGCGGCACCCTGCGCTCCTGGGGGGCCAAGTCTCTGAACGAATCGGGCAAGCGCGGCGAGCCGATCCTGTGCGGCGACGGGTTCGCCCGCATCGGCGAGGGCTCGGGCTCAACCAACATCCTGACCGGATCGGGCGTGGACGAGGCCTGGGCCACGGGCGTGCAACTCGGCGAGGCCGTGCTCGAACTGCTCAGGTCCGGCCGCGAGTTCACCAAGGAAAATCTGGAAAACACCTATGTTTCGCGCCGCCGCGCCTCCTGGGTCGAAAAGGAGGCCGAGGTGGCCAAGAAGTCCCGCGACGGCTTCACCAAGTCCGTCATCTCCGGCATTTTCGGCATGGGGCTGAGCGGCCTGACCAACGGGCTGCTGAACATGCCGGGCAAGGCGGTCAAGCCCCAGGACCGCATCCCGTCCGTGGAGGACTACTACCGCGACGTCATCCCGGCGGGCGAGATCGCGGCCATCCGCGCCGAGTGCGCCAAGAAGGGCGCGAGCCTGCACGACGCGCTCATGGACCGTGCGGGCTGGCCCGAAATTCCCCTGGACGGCCAGTTGCTGGTCTCCCACCAGGACGCGCTGCTCATGGGCGGCAAGGTCCAGGCCAACCCCGGCTATGGCGACCACGTGCGCTTCGCGGACACGGCCCTGTGCGCCAAGTGCCGCGAACAGGTCTGCATCGAGGCGTGCTCGGGCCAGGCCATCTACACCAATCCCGACGGGGGTGTGCCGCTGTTCGACCGCGAAAAGTGCGTCCACTGCGGGGCGTGCATGTGGAATTGCAGCAAGTCCAACCCCGAAGACCACGAACGGACCAACGTCAAGTTCATGGCCGGTTCCGGCGGGCTGCATTCCGTGGAGAATTAG
- the hgcB gene encoding mercury methylation ferredoxin HgcB, producing the protein MKNFRYLDGVATLALDTDACVGCGSCVEVCPHRILEMRGKKAAILDPDACMECGACATNCPVRAVTVTPGVGCASYLISVWLHKLTGRKVDSACC; encoded by the coding sequence ATGAAGAATTTCCGTTATCTGGACGGCGTGGCCACCCTGGCGCTCGATACGGACGCCTGCGTCGGCTGCGGCTCGTGCGTGGAGGTCTGCCCGCACCGCATCCTCGAGATGCGCGGGAAAAAGGCGGCCATCCTCGACCCGGATGCCTGCATGGAGTGCGGGGCCTGCGCCACCAACTGCCCGGTTCGGGCGGTCACGGTCACGCCCGGCGTGGGCTGCGCCTCCTACCTCATCTCGGTCTGGCTGCACAAGCTTACCGGCCGCAAGGTCGATTCCGCCTGCTGCTAG